The Brevibacterium atlanticum genome segment TTCGTAGACCTCCAACGCGTTGACGGCGGCGTCGAGGTCGATGACGCCGCTGCCGCGCACCTGGGCCCAGTCGCGGACTCGGCGGAGCAGCCGGTTGGCGATGCGCGGGGTGCCGCGGGAGCGGGTGGAGATCTCTTTGAGCCCGGCAGGTTCGGCATCGATGCCGAGCATGCGTGCCGAACGGTGGAGCACGGTGAGCAGATCGGCGCTCGAGTAGAAGTCGAGCAGCGCGGTGAAGCCGAAGCGATCGCGCAGCGGTGCCGGCAGCAGACCGGAGCGGGTGGTGGCCCCGACGAGGGTGAACTGCGGCAGGTCGAGCGGGATCGCGGTGGCGCCGGGACCCTTGCCGACGATGACGTCGACGCGGAAGTCCTCCATCGCCACGTAGAGCATCTCCTCGGCAGCTCGGGCCATCCGGTGGATCTCGTCGATGAAGAGGACTTCGCCCTCCTCGAGGGAGGAGAGGATCGCCGCGAGGTCGCCGGCGTGCTGCACGGCGGGGCCGGAGGTCACGCGCAGGCTCGAGTTCATCTCGTGGGCGATGATCATCGCCAGGGTGGTCTTGCCGAGCCCGGGAGGCCCGGAGAGCAGAACGTGGTCGGGTGCCTTCTGCCTGGCCTTCGCAGCATCGAGGACGAGGGAGAGCTGCTCGCGCACCTGCGGCTGGCCGATGAAGTCGGCCAGGCCCTTCGGACGCAGCGCCGCCTCGGCGTCACGTTCGGCGGTTTCGGCACGACCGGAGACGAGTCGGTCGCGTTCGGCGCCGGTCATCGCCTGATCACCGAAGTCCATCTCATAGGACTCGGCGTCGAACTCACCTGCGTGCTCGGGTCCGGAGGTCATCTGCGAGCTCCCAGGACCTTGAGCGCGGCCTTGAGGATGACGGACGTGCCGGCCTCAGCTCCGGTCTCCTTGACGACCTCGGCCACGACCTCCTCGGCTTGGGCTTCCTTCCAGCCGAGTCCGACGAGGGCATCGACGACCTGCTGGTTCCCGCCGCCGAAGGACAGAGTCGGTCCGGGTGTGGAGGCGGAGAGCTTCGGCAGCTTGTTCTCGAGTTCGAGGATGATCCGCGAGGCGCCCTTCTTTCCGATTCCCGGCACCTTGGTCAGGGCGTTCGCATCCTGCGAGGCGATCGCCGCGGAGAGCTCGTCGGGTCCCATCACCGACAGGATGGCCATCGCCAGTCGGGGGCCGATTCCGGAGATGGACAGGAGGACTTCGAAGGTGTGGTTCTCGTCCTCGGTGGCGAACCCGTAGAGGGTCAGCGAGTCCTCACGGACCACGAGGCTGGTGACGAGTTCGATCTCCGCTCCGTGGCGGGTGTGCGTGAGGGTGTCCGGGGTGACGTGGACCTTGCGGCCGACGCCGTATGTGAGGACGACGAGGTGGTCAGCTGCGATCCGATGCGCCGTACCGCTGAGGAAACTGATCACGAACTGCCTTTCGAGTGGGAACACGTGTACGAATACACCCTAGCAGGAGCACCATGTCCCGCCGGGTGCGGCACGCCCGCGGCTAGGTGGCTCGGCGCATCGCCTCGGCCCACTGCTGTTGGGCCTTCGTCAGCCCCGATCCTTCCCGACCGGCGGATTTGCGCTGGGTGAGGTCCTTGTTCCGTCCAGGGGTGGATTGAGCCGACAGCGCCCCTCTCCAGGAGTGGCAGATGGCGATCGCCAGGGCGTCGGCGGCATCGGCGGGCTTCGGCGGTGCGTCGAGTCCGAGGATCCGCGTGACCATCGTCGTCACCTGCTTCTTGTCGGCACGCCCGGAGCCGGTGATCGCAGCCTTGACCTCCGAGGGGGTGTGCATGGCCACGGGCAGTCCGCGGCGGGCGGCCAGCCCCATCGTCAGCCCCGAGACCTGGGCGGTGCCCATGATCGTCGAGACGTCGTTGCGAGCGAAGACCCGCTCGATGGCGACCATGTCCGGACGGTAGTCGTCCAGCCAGGTGTCGAACGCCTCGGCGATGGCACCGAGGCGGAGGTCGACGGAATCCGCAGACGGGGTCCGCAGGACGTCGACGGCGACCATCGTCGCCTTCCGCGCGGGCAGGGTGTCGATGACACCCAGCCCGCAGCGGGTCAGGCCGGGGTCAACGCCGAGGATGCGCATCAGGCATCGAGTTCGGCGAGGACCTCGTCGCTGACGTCGGCGTTCGAGTACACGTTCTGGACTTCGTCGCTGTCCTCGAGTGCGTCGATGAGGTTGAAGACCTTCTGCGCGGTCGCCGCGTCAAGGCTGACCTCGAGCTCTGGGACGAACGAGGCCTCGGCAGAGTCGTAGTCGATTCCGGCGTCGACGAGGGCCGTACGCACGGCGACGAGGTCGGTGGCCTCGCAGATGATCTCGAACTTGTCGCCCGATTCCTTGACCTCTTCGGCGCCGGCGTCCATCGTCGCCAGCAGCACGGCCTCTTCGTCGGTCTCCTCCGCATTGACGGTGATGACGCCCTTGCGGTTGAAGTTGTACGTCACCGATCCCGGATCGGCCATCGAGCCGCCGTTGCGGGTCACGGCCACGCGCACTTCGGAGGCCGCACGATTGCGGTTGTCCGTGAGGCATTCGATGAGCAGTGCCACGCCGCCCTGGGCGTAGCCTTCGTACATGATCGTCTCGTAGTTGACTGCCGAGCCGTCGAGTCCGCCGCCGCGCTTGACCGCGCGGGTGATGTTGTCGGCGGGAACCGAGTTCTTCTTCGCCTTCTGGATCGCATCGAAGAGCGTCGGGTTGCCGTCGGGATCAGGTCCACCGTTGCGAGCGGCAACCTCGATGTTCTTGATCAGCTTGGCAAAGAGTTTGCCGCGCTTGGCATCGATGGCAGCTTTCTTGTGTTTAGTCGTTGCCCATTTGGAATGACCTGACACTGGTGTTCCTTCCTGTAGTTCAGCCTCTCAAGTCTATATGTTCGCAGAGGCTCTCCGCTCCCTGCCCGTCGTCGCCGGCGGCTGCCGGGGATCGTGGGCGCTCAGTCGATGACCAGCGGAACCTCGGGCACGGAGCCCGTGGTGGCCAGATCGATGAGGCTGAGCAGGTTCTTCGGGTAGATCGTCTCCGTCGTCGACATCAGGTCCTCGCGCGACCACCAGCGGAATTCGAGGAGACTGCGCTTCTCGATGTCCGTCCATACCGCGTCCTCGAGTTCGATGTCCTCGGACGTGCGGAAGGCGAAGTAGGTCTCGAGCTGCCGCAGCTTCTTCTCGGTGAACTCGAAGACTTCGTCGCGTGTGGCCAAGGGGCCGATGAGTTCGTGTGGTTCGCATTCGATCCCGGTCTCTTCGGCGAGTTCGCGGGCGGCGGTCTGTGCAGCGGATTCGCCGAGTTCGGAACCGCCGCCGCACGTCATCCACCACTGGTGGCTGGGCGTGAGCAGGTCCTGGGCTCGAATCAGGAGAACCTCGTCGCGCTCATTGAGTAATACGACCCGTGAGGCTTTACGAGGTTTCATGGTTCTCCAGTGGTCGGGGGCGAGGGGAGGCAAGTGTTTGCAGAATAGTGATGCTGGGGGTTTTCGGCAAGAGCCCGAAGAGGGCCCAGAGAACGATATCGGCATCGTGGTCGTCCGTCCAAGTCGGGAAGGCTCTCGAACGGAGACGCACAGTGGGGTCGGTTGATCGCCATGGCGGCGCTGAGGGTGTTCATGACCTCAGTCGGTGGGTGCGGAGCCTGCAGTACCGGGGGCAGCACCCTCGCCCGCAGCGCCCTCGCCCGCAGCGGTATCGTCCGGGTCGGTCTCTGCGCCGGAGAGATGTCGGTCCCACCAGTCGAGGATCGCTTCGAAGCGCTGGCGGCGATGGCGAGGCTGCCCGGACCGGGAGAGTTCATGGTTCTCTCCGGGGAAGACGAGCATCTCGGTCTCCACGCCGGCGCGCTGCAGAGCCGCATAGTACTGCTGGGCCTGTTCGAAGGGGCAGCGCAGGTCGAGTTCCGAATGCATCACCAGAGTCGGTGTTCCCACCTGGTCGGCATGTGCCAGCGGCGACTGCCGCTCGATCGCTGCCTGGCTGCGGCTCGTGTACTCCTCGGTGAAGAAGCGCCCGATGTCCGAGGTGCCCACGAAGCTCACGGGATCGAGGTATCCGCGTTCGACGATGGCGGCACGGAAGCGGTGATCCGCGGCGATGGTCATCGCCGTGAGGTAGCCGCCGTAGGATCCGCCCTGGATGCCGAGTCGGTCGGCGTCGAGGTCCGGATTCGTCTCCAGTGCGTGGTCGAGTACGGCGAGCACGTCGGCCATCGCCGGAGCCGCCATATCACCCTGCACGGCGGTCCCCCAGCTGCGGGTGCGGCCGCCCGAGCCGCGCGGATTCGAATACACGACGGCGTATCCCGCCGAGGTGAGCACCTGCGTCTCGTCGAACCAGGAGTGGGCGTACTGCGCGAAGGGTCCGCCGTGGATGTTGAGGATGACAGGGAACGGCCCCTCCCCCTCCGGCTTCGCCAGCCAGCCGGTGATCGTGCCGCCCTCGCCGGGCACGCGCAGCACCTCGGGCAGCACGGAGTTCGCCGGCGCAGGATGCTGCAGGTCGATGACGGGGACTCCCGCCGCCGAGGTGGCGCCGAGGTCGACACGTCCGAACACTGCCGGGGACTCCGGGGTGGACCCGGTGAAGACGAGGGTGCCGGCATCTGTGCCGGCACCGTCGTCAGCGGCTGTCTCGAAGCCGGCAACGTCGAAGCCGGTGACGACGGTCGTGTCATCGCTGAGGAACGTCAGTTCGTCGAGGCCGAGCCCCTCGGCCCCGAGGTCGATGCGCACGAGCCTGGATGCCCCGTCGGCGTCGACGACGGCGATCGCCTCTCCCCCGCTGATCTGCGGGCGGATCGGAGCAAGGGCCACGGTCTCCGGATCGGTCAGCCGCCTCGTCGATCCGGTGTGGAGGTCGTGGACGAAGAGTCCGGGCATCTGCCCG includes the following:
- a CDS encoding NUDIX hydrolase translates to MKPRKASRVVLLNERDEVLLIRAQDLLTPSHQWWMTCGGGSELGESAAQTAARELAEETGIECEPHELIGPLATRDEVFEFTEKKLRQLETYFAFRTSEDIELEDAVWTDIEKRSLLEFRWWSREDLMSTTETIYPKNLLSLIDLATTGSVPEVPLVID
- the ruvA gene encoding Holliday junction branch migration protein RuvA, with protein sequence MISFLSGTAHRIAADHLVVLTYGVGRKVHVTPDTLTHTRHGAEIELVTSLVVREDSLTLYGFATEDENHTFEVLLSISGIGPRLAMAILSVMGPDELSAAIASQDANALTKVPGIGKKGASRIILELENKLPKLSASTPGPTLSFGGGNQQVVDALVGLGWKEAQAEEVVAEVVKETGAEAGTSVILKAALKVLGARR
- the ruvB gene encoding Holliday junction branch migration DNA helicase RuvB; protein product: MTGAERDRLVSGRAETAERDAEAALRPKGLADFIGQPQVREQLSLVLDAAKARQKAPDHVLLSGPPGLGKTTLAMIIAHEMNSSLRVTSGPAVQHAGDLAAILSSLEEGEVLFIDEIHRMARAAEEMLYVAMEDFRVDVIVGKGPGATAIPLDLPQFTLVGATTRSGLLPAPLRDRFGFTALLDFYSSADLLTVLHRSARMLGIDAEPAGLKEISTRSRGTPRIANRLLRRVRDWAQVRGSGVIDLDAAVNALEVYEVDALGLDRLDRSVLHVLCKRFGGGPVGLGTLAVSVGEEADTVETVSEPYLVREGLISRTPRGRVATTAAWKHLEMQIPANYEY
- the ruvC gene encoding crossover junction endodeoxyribonuclease RuvC gives rise to the protein MRILGVDPGLTRCGLGVIDTLPARKATMVAVDVLRTPSADSVDLRLGAIAEAFDTWLDDYRPDMVAIERVFARNDVSTIMGTAQVSGLTMGLAARRGLPVAMHTPSEVKAAITGSGRADKKQVTTMVTRILGLDAPPKPADAADALAIAICHSWRGALSAQSTPGRNKDLTQRKSAGREGSGLTKAQQQWAEAMRRAT
- a CDS encoding S9 family peptidase, which produces MNPEDLDTLAEYSTPVLRGDEAVITIRRPDLESNTYLSQLFALTENGSRRLTHAWNDSAPQVGRNWSGYLGAEKKAPAQLFAGPTLESAHQITDNHLGVSEFALDDAGGRALYTARVAEPGRYGSDDDIPAAEEAPRRISSSTYLANGLGYTTDRPSRAFLVDLAEPGLGKAGLRGAGEVPLSTLLRTPESDVHDPQFSPGGHWASVISAVEPDRGQPDLRSTVWLLGREESRPLDLPSMDVSLHVWIDEDTVLLLGNTLDRDELDFVGQMPGLFVHDLHTGSTRRLTDPETVALAPIRPQISGGEAIAVVDADGASRLVRIDLGAEGLGLDELTFLSDDTTVVTGFDVAGFETAADDGAGTDAGTLVFTGSTPESPAVFGRVDLGATSAAGVPVIDLQHPAPANSVLPEVLRVPGEGGTITGWLAKPEGEGPFPVILNIHGGPFAQYAHSWFDETQVLTSAGYAVVYSNPRGSGGRTRSWGTAVQGDMAAPAMADVLAVLDHALETNPDLDADRLGIQGGSYGGYLTAMTIAADHRFRAAIVERGYLDPVSFVGTSDIGRFFTEEYTSRSQAAIERQSPLAHADQVGTPTLVMHSELDLRCPFEQAQQYYAALQRAGVETEMLVFPGENHELSRSGQPRHRRQRFEAILDWWDRHLSGAETDPDDTAAGEGAAGEGAAPGTAGSAPTD
- a CDS encoding YebC/PmpR family DNA-binding transcriptional regulator, with protein sequence MSGHSKWATTKHKKAAIDAKRGKLFAKLIKNIEVAARNGGPDPDGNPTLFDAIQKAKKNSVPADNITRAVKRGGGLDGSAVNYETIMYEGYAQGGVALLIECLTDNRNRAASEVRVAVTRNGGSMADPGSVTYNFNRKGVITVNAEETDEEAVLLATMDAGAEEVKESGDKFEIICEATDLVAVRTALVDAGIDYDSAEASFVPELEVSLDAATAQKVFNLIDALEDSDEVQNVYSNADVSDEVLAELDA